The Medicago truncatula cultivar Jemalong A17 chromosome 4, MtrunA17r5.0-ANR, whole genome shotgun sequence genome includes a region encoding these proteins:
- the LOC11435794 gene encoding uncharacterized protein: MNSSTSDALFDDACAYDNAVKSTCQEKYSEFAEVMSDYRDGRIDPGGVKARVHELFKGHKHLILGINNIMPKNYEIILPPSDEKVNRQDATTFLKQVKVVFQDKMEKYYEFLQVIHDYMNLTIDILDVIEIGMKLFKGHVDLLSGFNYFLPERYQITYPLLHDHKQGHQLVIKDAFLNEVKAVFRDKLEKYFEFLQLITDHKAQGIDTRGVVAIVKELFKEHRNLILGFNAFLPEEHRITLPFELHCHETGKRRIVAANYELSWDVLDIISKSLDFDDLFQFACVCKNWRAFHKMYWRNFLALQEPLLVQKSSFFKKSFSFISIPNQKVYRSKMINYFWHFAYSGSSSGYLIMTGNNNSFLLMNPFTRRKKVINTSTFKVNFSYFAYRVLLAFDKGSKDFVLVALCKSSNSLHVYQSRNFGWVTYSTMGYPWMIVDFVVLHNTIYVVNDKANIGILNLNSANIKFLEMKCIPSVTSLSHLRLVSCDEQLFVVHTKPGVVFNVYKIDFSTMKYVKLKTLGDIALLYAPGGNYYALSNPNRWGYESNSVYVIDRSSTKCRVYVGDDNKLPKYIRPHEDLHIMRPYWLDWSFRHLHYEIDYSLAD, encoded by the exons ATGAATAGCTCCACAAGCGATGCTTTGTTTGATGATGCATGTGCGTATGACAATGCAGTAAAATCTACATGTCAAGAAAAGTATTCTGAATTTGCAGAAGTCATGAGTGATTACAGGGATGGACGAATTGACCCAGGAGGTGTCAAAGCAAGAGTGCACGAGTTATTTAAAGGCCATAAACATTTaattttgggaatcaacaacaTCATGCCAAAGAATTATGAAATCATACTTCCTCCATCGGATGAAAAAGTGAATCGACAAGATGCAACAACTTTTCTCAAACAAGTAAAAGTTGTGTTTCAAGATAAGATGGAAAAATATTATGAGTTTCTACAAGTCATACACGATTACATGAATCTAACAATTGATATATTAGATGTCATCGAAATAGGGATGAAGCTATTTAAAGGGCATGTCGATTTACTTTCGGGATTCAACTACTTCTTGCCAGAAAGATACCAAATCACATATCCATTGTTGCATGATCATAAACAAGGTCATCAATTAGTGATAAAAGATGCATTTCTCAATGAAGTCAAAGCCGTGTTTCGTGATAAGttggaaaaatattttgagtttttaCAATTGATCACGGATCACAAGGCTCAAGGAATTGATACGAGAGGTGTTGTGGCAATAGTGAAAGAGTTATTTAAAGAGcatagaaatttaattttgggaTTCAATGCCTTCCTGCCAGAGGAACATCGAATCACACTTCCATTTGAGCTTCATTGCCATGAAACTG GGAAAAGAAGAATTGTAGCAGCTAACTATGAGCTTTCTTGGGATGTTCTTGATATCATTTCCAAATCTCTAGACTTTGATGATCTCTTTCAATTTGCTTGTGTGTGTAAGAATTGGAGGGCATTTCATAAAATGTATTGGAGAAATTTCTTGGCATTACAAGAACCATTACTTGTTCAAAAGTCTTCCTTTTTCAAGAAATCTTTTTCCTTTATCAGCATACCTAACCAAAAAGTTTATCGCTCAAAGATGATCAATTATTTCTGGCACTTTGCATATTCTGGATCTTCTAGTGGATATTTGATCATGACAGGGAACAATAACTCATTTCTGCTAATGAATCCATTTACGAGAAGAAAGAAGGTAATCAATACCTCAAcctttaaagtaaatttttcttatttcgCTTACCGTGTCTTGCTTGCTTTTGACAAAGGCTCCAAGGATTTTGTCTTAGTGGCTTTATGTAAAAGTTCTAACAGTTTGCATGTCTATCAATCTCGAAATTTTGGTTGGGTTACTTATTCAACAATGGGATATCCATGGATGATTGTTGACTTTGTTGTTTTGCACAACACTATATATGTTGTCAACGACAAGGCCAACATAGGGATACTCAACTTAAATTCTGCAAATATTAAGTTTTTAGAAATGAAGTGTATTCCTAGCGTAACTTCCTTGTCACACCTAAGGTTGGTTAGTTGTGATGAACAACTTTTTGTGGTTCATACCAAGCCCGGTGTAGTATTTAATGTGTATAAGATTGACTTTTCAACCATGAAGTATGTCAAGTTGAAAACTTTGGGAGAcattgcattattatatgctCCTGGTGGAAACTACTATGCCTTGAGCAACCCGAACAGATGGGGTTATGAAAGCAACTCTGTGTATGTCATTGATCGTTCCTCTACAAAATGCAGAGTGTATGTAGGGGATGATAACAAGCTGCCAAAGTACATTAGGCCACATGAAGATCTTCATATTATGAGACCCTACTGGTTGGACTGGTCTTTTAGACATCTTCACTACGAGATAGATTATTCTCTAGCTGACTAA